The genomic segment CCAGGGAAAGCTTGAGGGTGTCGGGAAACGGCGTCCCGTCCAGCAGGCCCAGGCTGGCCCGGCCCCGGACGCAGTCGAGGCTGAGGCAGGCGATCCGCTTCAAGCGGGCGATCCCCGGGTAGACCCCTGCGACGTCGCCCCCTTCCAGGTGGAGGCACAGTGCGGCACGAATCCCCCGGCCCAGCACCTCCCAGAGCCGGGTGAACAGGGGGAAGTCCTCCTTCGACTGCAGCAGCGCCGGCTCGTCGATCTGCAGCCAGTCCGCGCCGGCCGTCTGCAGGGCCCGGAGCTCCTGATTGAGGGCGATCGCCAGAGCCATCGCCAGAGCCATCCTGTCGTCGTAGGCGCGGTCCTCTGCCAGGCGGGCCAGGGTGTAGGGGCCGATGAGCACAGGCTTGACCGGCTTCGGCGAGCCGTCCCGGGCGAACAGGAAATCCTCGCACAGAATCGGCCCCTTCCAGGCGATTTCCGAGGCGACGATCGGCACACGGTAGGAGGTGCCGCTCCCGGGGAACCCCTCACGAGACTCTCCCAGAAGGACGCCGTCGAGATGGCCCGCGACCTGCGACACCGGATCCGCCCTGCGGACCAGCCCGTCGGTCACGAGGCCCAGCCCGGCGCGGATCTGGAGGTCGATCGTCTCGCGCGTGATGCGATCGAGGACGGCCCCGTCCGGCGCGGTCCCCCCGGACGGGCGCGTCCACGGAAACGATCCGTTGTTGGTGGCGATCATCATGGACTCCGCAGTGAGCTCCCGGGGGTCCGGGAACGAGGGCCCGCTCCGCGGCCCTCGTTGCGGCTCGGCACGAAGGCGATTCCGTCGGGATGGGCCCCGACCGGGATCGTCCGCGTCACTTCGAGCGAGCTCGTCGAGAGGACCGAGACCGTGTTCGAATCGTTGTTGCAGATGAAGGCACGGGCCCCCTTGAGGTCGGTCACGACGCCGCCGGGCCGCCGTCCGACCCGCACCGTGGTCTTCACCCGGCGCGCCAGGACATCGAGGATGGTGACGTCGTCCGACCCGCGGTTCGGCACCAGGGCGGTGAACGAGTTCGGGGTCACGCCGACGCGGATGGGCGTCCTGCCGGTCGGCAGCCGCGCCAGGACGGCGCCGGAGCCGGCGTCCAGGATGGCGACCTGGTCCGAGCCCTGCAGGGCGACGACGATCCAGCGTTCGTTGGGCGTGACGGCAATTCCTTCCGGCCCGTCGCCCACCGGCATGTGCCTGATGACGCGCAGCTCGGGTATCCTCAGAAAGGTCACGCTGTCCGAGTCGACGTTGGTCACGCAGGCCTTCTTTCCCCCGGCCAGGGTGACGGCCATGTGGGGGCGCGCCTGCGTGGTCGTGACCGAGCGCAGGACGACGTCCCTGGACACATCCACGACAAACAGCCGTCGGCTCCCCTCGCTGGTCACCAGCAGGTGCCGTCCGTCCGGTGTCACGACCAGGCCATGCGGAGCATCCAGACGATCCGGGCGCAGCGTGCGGAGGACGCGTCCGGCCTTCAGATCGACGACCGACACGCTCTTGTCCTTCATGTTGGACACGTACGCCTTGCGGCCGTCGGGAGTCGCCGCGACCTCGTGCGGCTCCTTCCCGACCGGGATGGTCGCCAGCTTCTCGTAGGACGGAACGTCGAACACCATCAACGTGTCGTCGTTCTTGTTGAGGACGAGCAGGTGACCTTCCGAGGCGGGGGCCGCATCCTGCGCGCGGACGGGCCCCGCCGGGAGGAGCCCCAGGGCGGCCCACAACGGCAGCCACGCGGCCACACCCCTCACGCCCGCCGGCCCCTTGGATCTCATCCGCGCCCCGCCGCCACCCCGTTCACCGGTGCATCCTAGCAGACGGACGCATGGAGCGCTCGCGCCGCGCCAGGCGGGCGCGGAACCTCGCCGCGCGGCGGAAGTCCCGCGCCAGTCCTCGCCCCATCCGAAGTCGGAGCCGCCGCAGCTCGCGGATGAAATCATCCAGGGCCGCGGTGGCGGCGGAGCGATTGGACCTCAGGATGGCGTCCCACAGCCCGGGAGGACTCGAAGCAAGCCGGCTCATCTGCCGGAAGGCCGGTCCGGAGAATTCCAGGAGCGGGCCTGCGGGCGAGGCGGCGGCGGCGTTCACCAGGGCCACGCTGATGAGCTGCGGCAGGTGGCTCAGGCGCGCCATGGCCTCGTCGTGGCGGCGCGCGTCGAGCCGTGCCGGGCGGGCCCCCAGGAGCTCGACCAGGCTGGCGAGCCGCCCGAGAGCCTCCGCCTTCGGCCCGCCCTGTCCGCGCGCCGCCCCGGGGCAGAGGATCCAGGGCGCTCCCCGGAAGAGAGACGCATCGGCGCTCCGGATCCCTGAACGCTCGGAGCCGGCCATCGGATGTCCGCCGACGAACCGATTGGCCAGGCCGAGCCGGCGGGCGGCGCCGAGGATTTCTCCCTTGGTGCTCCCCACG from the Candidatus Polarisedimenticolia bacterium genome contains:
- a CDS encoding prephenate dehydrogenase/arogenate dehydrogenase family protein: MRHEVRGRAPFRRVAIVGVGLIGGSIGLAMRRQVPRVQVVGIDRPAVLRAARLRGAVDESTPSLVRGLRGADLVLLALPVDGIMKTLPRVARLAGPRALITDVGSTKGEILGAARRLGLANRFVGGHPMAGSERSGIRSADASLFRGAPWILCPGAARGQGGPKAEALGRLASLVELLGARPARLDARRHDEAMARLSHLPQLISVALVNAAAASPAGPLLEFSGPAFRQMSRLASSPPGLWDAILRSNRSAATAALDDFIRELRRLRLRMGRGLARDFRRAARFRARLARRERSMRPSARMHR